Part of the Polaribacter sp. Hel1_33_78 genome is shown below.
GGTTCTAAATTCGCTACTGGCGTAATTGCACCCGTTCTTCCAACTTGGTATGTAATTCCGTGTAAAATCGTTGAGACTTGCTCTGCTTTAAACTTGTAAGCAATAGCCCATCTTGGAGATTTTGCAGTATAACCTAGTTCTTCTTGTTGTTGTAAATTATTAACTTTAACAACAACTCCGTCTGTTTCATAGGGTAAATCATGACGTTTAATATCCCAAAATTTAATAAACTTAAAAACATCCTCAATAGTTTTTGTTGCTTGTAAAGTTTCTGGGACTTTAAATCCAGCTTTTCTTGCATTTTTTAAACTTTCAAGATGTGTTTTATATTTTCTACTATCCGTTACTAAATGATACAATAAACAATCTAAAGGACGTTTTGCAACTTCTGCACTGTCTTGTAATTTGAGACTCCCACTGGCAGTATTTCTTGGGTTTCTATAAGGCTCCTCTCCAATATCTATTCTTTCTTCATTCATTTTATGAAACCCATCAAAAGGTAAAATAATTTCTCCACGAATTTCAAAATTACTTAAAAAATCATCTTTTAAAACTAAAGGAATAGACCGAATTGTTTTAATATTTGCAGTTACATCATCTCCTTGAAAACCATCTCCTCTTGTTACAGCTTTTACGAAATGGTTATTCTGGTAAGTAAGATTAATTGAAGCACCATCAAACTTTAATTCACAAGTATATTCAACTTTATCTGTTCCCAACATCTTTTTGATACGCTTTTCCCAATCTAACAAATCTTCTTTAGAATATGAATTATCTAAAGAATACATTCTATTTTTATGAGAAATGGTTTCAAAGTTTTTAGTAATTTCTCCTCCGACTCTTTGTGTTGGTGAATTTGAATCAAAAAAAATAGGATTTTCTGCCTCCAATTTTTCTAGTTCTTTTAGTTTTATATCGAACTCAAAATCAGAAATTGTGGCATTATCTAAAACGTAATAATTATAATTATGTTGACGCAACCCTTCTCGAAGTTCCTCTATTTTTTGTTGAATTGTCATTAAGCTAAATAATTTTTCTTTGTCAATCTAAAATGACTAAGATTAGTTTCAAAAATAATATAATAAATATAAAACGCATCATAATTATAATTCTATTTTATGACCTAAATAACAACTCTGTAACATAAGTTACATAAAAAAATTTCATGATTTATATCATACTTTAATCAACGATTACAAATTAAATTTGAATTGTAAATGATTAATTATGAAAAACTTAGTGATTTTAGGAGCAGGAACGGCAGGAACAATGATGGCAAATCATTTGGTATCTAAATTAAAAAAAGACTTTTGGAAAATTACCATTATTGATCAATATAAAACACACTATTATCAACCAGGATTTTTATTTCTACCGTTCGATATATACACATCAAAACAAGTTAAAAAAAATGGAAAGAAATTCATTCCAAAAGAGGTAAATTATATTCAAGAGAAAATTGAAAAAATTATTCCTGATAAAAATGAAATTCTACTTGAAAGCAATAAAAAGTTAGATTATGACCTACTAATAATCGCTACAGGAACAAAAATTGCACCTGAGGAAACCGAAGGAATGGCAGGACCGATGTGGCATAAAAACATTTTTGATTTTTATACATATGAAGGAGCGAAAGCCTTAAGAGATAAATTTAGAGAATGGGAAGGTGGAAAACTCGTTATACACATAACAGAAATGCCTATTAAATGCCCTGTTGCTCCTTTAGAGTTCGCTTTTCTGGCAGATTCTTATTTCAAAAACTCAGGAATAAGAGACAAAGTTGATATTACTTTTGTGACTCCTTTAGACGGAGCATTTACAAAACCAAAAGCGACACAAGCACTTCATTATTTATTAGAGGAAAAAGGAATAAAAGAAGTGACCGATTTTAATATTGAACGTGTAGATTATGAAAATAATAAAATTATTGATTATGCAGATACTGAAGTTGATTATGATTTATTAGTAACAGTTCCTACCAATATGGGAGATTCTTTA
Proteins encoded:
- a CDS encoding NAD(P)/FAD-dependent oxidoreductase codes for the protein MKNLVILGAGTAGTMMANHLVSKLKKDFWKITIIDQYKTHYYQPGFLFLPFDIYTSKQVKKNGKKFIPKEVNYIQEKIEKIIPDKNEILLESNKKLDYDLLIIATGTKIAPEETEGMAGPMWHKNIFDFYTYEGAKALRDKFREWEGGKLVIHITEMPIKCPVAPLEFAFLADSYFKNSGIRDKVDITFVTPLDGAFTKPKATQALHYLLEEKGIKEVTDFNIERVDYENNKIIDYADTEVDYDLLVTVPTNMGDSLIERSGLGDDLNFVPTNKATLQTTANENIFALGDCTNLPASKAGSVAHFEAEILTENILRYIDGKELKEKFDGHANCFIETGNGKALLIDFNYTQEPVEGTFPFPGVGPLSLLKESRINHMGKMAFKWIYWNMLIKGIHIPFVSVTMSKKGKQLN
- the ligA gene encoding NAD-dependent DNA ligase LigA translates to MTIQQKIEELREGLRQHNYNYYVLDNATISDFEFDIKLKELEKLEAENPIFFDSNSPTQRVGGEITKNFETISHKNRMYSLDNSYSKEDLLDWEKRIKKMLGTDKVEYTCELKFDGASINLTYQNNHFVKAVTRGDGFQGDDVTANIKTIRSIPLVLKDDFLSNFEIRGEIILPFDGFHKMNEERIDIGEEPYRNPRNTASGSLKLQDSAEVAKRPLDCLLYHLVTDSRKYKTHLESLKNARKAGFKVPETLQATKTIEDVFKFIKFWDIKRHDLPYETDGVVVKVNNLQQQEELGYTAKSPRWAIAYKFKAEQVSTILHGITYQVGRTGAITPVANLEPVQLAGTIVKRASLHNADQIEKLDIREGDTVFVEKGGEIIPKIIAVDFTKRPENSVPTVYATICPECKTALIRKEGDAKHYCPNEFGCAPQITGRIQHFISRKAMDIEGLGGETVDLLRKEGLITNYADLYDLKAKQIIPLERMAEKSAQNIIKGVLKSKEIPFEKVLFALGIRFVGETVAKKLAKHFKSIDKLMTADFETLISVDEIGDRIAQSIIDFSSDLGNIQLINRLKVSGIQLEVSAESLENLTDKLQGEIFVVSGVFYQMTRNELKKAIEDNGGKVSSSISKKTNYIVAGDNMGPSKLAKAKDLGIAIISEQDFITKIS